gctctttcttggtcatcTTTACGATTTTTTTGAGTTTTCTTGTAAGCACGAGGAGCATCCTCTATGGCCTCCTGCCTCTTACGTTTCTTGCTGTTAATGGTCTTCTTGTTTTTGGCCAATGCCCCAACCATTTTggcattcttcttttctgcttcacTTTGGAACCATGTTCTTTTCGGCCTCGATTCTATTTCTGCTTTATGTTTGAGAAGGTTTTCACCTTTACGTAGTTCCATTTCGGCTCTTAAAATCTCCTTCTCacctttctcttcttctaAGATTTCATCGATTGTGCTGTCCATGGAACTCACCAACTTATTGATCTCCTCAACTTGCTTCCAATCAATGTTCCGCCCCACCACAGATGACTGACCTTCCTTGTTTTCCTCGACACTCTTAATAGCGCTTCTGACAACACTTCTGTCCTGTGAAGACTCCCCCACCAATGAAACAGAACGACCTTCTCTTCCCGCTCTTGCGGTACGACCAACTCTATGCAGATATATTTCATAATTCTTAGGCATATCGTAGTTGATAACGACTTCGATCTTCGGAATATCCAAACCTCTCGATGCAAGATCGGTACAAACTAATATGGGAACTTCCAAAGATTTGAACTGGTTGACAGATTGCAAACGTTGTTCTTGAGACAATGAACCATGCAGTTCTGCAACAGCTATACCGAGCAATCCTAGGATGATTCTCAACCTATGCGCCACTTCCTTCCTTGCGACGAAAACGACCATTCTCTTTTGCCCCGTTCCATCCAGTTTTTTGATCAAGTGAAATAGCACGGACGGCTTCAGATGTTCTCTCTTCCTAATACGAACGAATTCCTGgagcagctttgaagctgcTTGTTTGGGAGGATCAATCATCACCCTGACAGGTCTTTTCAAAGACAAAGAGACCAGTTGTTTGATTCTAGAATTCATCGTAGCTGAGAACAGTAATGTTTGCCTTTGGCTTGGTAAGAGGCTCATAATCTCACTTAATTCATCATGGAAACCTTCTTCCAACATTCTATCGGCTTCATCTAAAACCAATATTTCCACAGAATCAACGTTGAAACTTGCCGAGTTCCTGATATGATCAATAAATCTACCTGGGGTAGCTATGACAATATCGGGCCGTGACTTTAGGGATTGCTCTTGCTGCCTTAAGTTAAGACCACCAACTGCTAGACCAAACGTCAAGCCATTTACATATTTTCCAAGATTTCTCCCAACATCGGAAATTTGAATTGCCAATTCACGAGTCGGAGTTAACACGATGACTCTCGTCGACGCAATTTTAGCCGGCTTGTATAGCAGACGTTCTATGATGGGAATCATAAATGCAGCAGTCTTACCGGAACCTGTAACAGCACCGGCAATGATGTCCTTACCCAATAAAGCGATGGGGATGGTTGCGCTCTGAATGGGAGATGGTTTAACGTATCCCAAATCACTGAGACCTTTCAGGACGGGACGTGATAAGGATAAACTATTGAAATCAGCGTGCACCTGTTTGGTCGCTTCCGCGCTCTCACTCTCGGGTGCGTAAAATTTGGCCTTCTCTTCCGGAGagtcctcctcctcctcctcttcttccccCTCCTCCCTATCAAAGTCCTGGTGGGAGCTTGAGGCGTCGGCGCCCTGctctgcttcctcctcatcacTGTCGActgattcttcttgctcttctgctgACGatccatcttcttcgagttTCCTGCCCATACCAAAGCCATCTAACGCCAgctcgtcatcgtcgtccTCATCAGCACTTTGCGATTTTTCGctgtcgtcatcgtcttcttcctcttcctcttcttcttcctcactCTCACCGCCAATGTGAGCCGCATTTATCAAACCACCCTTCCTTCTAATAATGCCATCCAAAtcaacatctttcttggtcGAATTTCCATCTTTATCGTCCCCGAGGAATTCCCACCCGTCAAACTTGGTCACCTCATCGTCGACTGCCACATTGAAGTGAAAATCTGGATTCAAGTCCTCCTTATCGCCCTCTTTATCCTCATCGCCGCCGTTAGGCATCTTTCTCTGAGActtgtttttcttcgatttctGGCTCCTACCATTATCTTTCACGTCCCCGGCTGCCTTTCCAGCAGTGACAGGCTTTATCTGATCCTCAGGATCATCGAGGTTTGGTATGTCATCTTCACTGTCACTAATCGTAGGCACAAAATCTGCAGACAGGAAGTCTATTTTACTCATagtgctgaaaaattatgAACAGACTAAGCTTGAACGAAAACGACGACagcaattgatctcttcctgGCactctttcttcctcatcgcatctcatctcatcacTTTCAttaaatcttcaaatttttcgtACGTCGATAGTGATcaacaacaagaacagCTTAGTAGCAGGCTGTTTGACTAGATCAACTGAAGGTGAGACCTACAAGAGATTGATAGTGAAGGTTCCAAGCTCGGATTGCCAATTGATTCGCTGTCTTCTCTCGATCACATAATGTTCCTCCTGTCGTTCAGAAGGTATATGCGTATACCTCATGAGCTGAAACCCTCTCAGATTTTTAAGCAGGACTCCCTTTCGCCTAACAAGATTGCTTTGCAAATCATACTGTTACAAATTTTTTACTATGTTACTGCTTCGATACTGTTCTATTGCTGGGCTAAACTGTTTGGGTACGATTTACAGATCAAAAACTGGCTGTTTTCCTGGGAGTATATTAATTACGATACTACGCTCGGACTTTCTCTTTGCATCCTGTGGCTGTTGGATTCGCTGATATGTGTGATATTTTTGACCGTCATTGTGGGTCGCAGTAAGCTTGCGTGGGACTTTGCTGTCACGATCCACGCTATCAATCTGATAATAGTCTTAATAACCACTGGTAAAGTGCCATCCTTCTCGtggtttcttcttcagctgctATCATCTTTGATCCTGGTGTTTCTGAGTACGTGGACGACGAGATGGAAGGAGTTAAGAGATACCTTTTTCGAAGGTCTAGTGGACCCTGCCGTTGGCAGCGCACAGGTCGACGCCGGTCTTCGATCGAGCGCTAATGATGGCAGTAAAGCGATTGAGTTGAAAGACTTGGAGGCTCAGAAATGATAGAGTTTTGCGTTACTGCTCACGAATGGCCCTTCTAGTCTATAGTACCCTACGAGAATATTGCATTTTGAAAATGTCCTTCATCATAAACGTAAATAACAATTGTTTAAACAAACAAATGAATGTGAACATATGACATTGTATTTTCGGTGCGAAAATGGCACTAATCAATTCAGCTCTGCAGCTTTCCCAATATTCCATCCAATAGCTCGAACACGGTCATTGGCTCTGACTTGTTGTCGTAAAATTTGTAACAATCCAGACTATGCGAGACTGTTTGCTTTAGCTTGAGAATAGCGATGTAAGACTCAATTCTGGTCAGTAGGTGCTCAAAGAACGCCAGCACGTCCGCGTCTGACGCGCCAGCGCCGAGCTTAATCAAGTTTTGAGCATTCTCGTCGATTACAGATATCCTTTCCGAGCCAGCCCGTTGTCCGACTTCAGTTAATCCCCCGCATACGGCAGATACGATCGATTCCAGTTTTCTTGATACTGCGCGCAGTCTGACCATAGCTTTCTCATTCAAAAGCTTCGTCTGTTCATCTTCTGAAATAAACTTGTGCCGAGATGCTACGCTCCTGGGGTAGCATATGGTTATCAATTCTTTTGTCTCCAGGCCTTTGAGTTTCTGCTCTCCGTGCTCGTATAAAACAAAGCCGATGCTGTCAAGCATAGCTATCTCCTTCTCGAACACAACGCCAACAAACTTGTCACCGTAAACATCTTTCAGTGGTTCTTTATGTTTGACAACTCTCTCATGAAGTTTTATAATTTTATTAAGTTCCATGCAGAAATCGCTACTCAGAGTTATCTGACCTCCATCAGCAACTCCCTCCACTCTTGCAGCCTTGTTAACCATAGGTCCTAGGTAATCCATTCTCTGAGTAACAAGATCGAGTTCCGGTACGGGACAACCCCAATGCACTCCCATACGAACGGACAGCCCTTGGTATATTTTATTTCCATTCTTATCAGTGATTAAGCACCCATCTTGTATGGATGTTATTTCTTCAGGCCACTGAGCATCTAGCAGTTTTAACTGAACGCTCAGGCACCATACAAGTGAACTGATTGGGGTAGGGAATGCCACCATAAAGGCATCACCTTCTGTTTTGACTTCGTACCCTCCATAAATTCTTAAAAGACGACGCATGATATCATTATGTGTTTTTATTGCTGTCCTCATAGCGTTTGGGAACAATTCCCACAGGAAGGTTGAATTCTTTATATCGGTGAAAACAATGGCCAGATTTCCCGTAGGCGGTACAATTTCAGGCTGCAACCGCCTTAGTGTAGTGTCCTCAAAAGTACTTCTTCTTATGAAAGAGTTTTTGTTCAAACTGAAATGATTCTGTTGATCAGCACTCTTATCAAGTGCTAAACATAAGATTGTCAAATTGTCTGAACATCCGTAAGCAATAGCGTGATCTTTCATGGCGGCTGCCGCAAGCATGGGATCCGCGCTATTCTCACGAGCAATGTCACAAGCCATTTCGTAATCCATATAGTCCCAAAGCTTATTGGTACAAATAATTAGCATTTCGTCGGCTTTATTCAGAGTCACCAAAGAAATATCTGGCGAGGCATGAATATGGGGTAGCAAATCAAAAAAGCCAACTGCTCTAGAGACACCTACCACACCATCAAGTTTATCATCATTGACATAACCACCAGAAATTCGTATTCTTTCGTACTCCGTTCGCTTACAAGGTACATGAAGTTTTGTCAGCTTCTGGTAATCACCATTGTTTTTTGATAATATCGCCATACAATCACCAATGTTAGCTGTGAAAACCTTGTTCCCTTTGATATATACCGCTGTGGAGCAAGCACCACTGAGTAAATCTGCTGATGTAAGGTTTGCAACGTTTGCTCCGCTGTCCACTGAACCTAACATGACGTTAATTTCCTTATTCAATTGCAGGAAACTGAAACGCAGTGCCTTCTTAACACCTTCATCACTGTCGCCATACTTCTCCAGTTGTCGTATCAATATTTTGTCATAAACATCTCTAACTAGTTTCGAGATGTTATGACCATATGTGGCATCCTGGTTTTTCCCATCATGTAAACATATCAGGCTTTCATCATCCTTCCCGTTAAATCTTTCGAAAGTGACATCCCTCGATGATACAAAATCCCGCTGACCCAAGGTATCTGCCACACCGTATCTCATACCGTTTAACATTGATCCTGTAGTTCTCATACGAAAGTTGAAACTCTCGTCAGGAACCTTGCTTGTGTTTAAGGTCACATCCATCAGTCCGAGAACCTTCAAGTTTGGAAGTACAGTTAAGTCCGAAAGATCGGCATTAATCTCTCGATCAACAAACGATTTAATCTCAAACCTTTTGTTACCTGACAGATTCAAGTAtttcagctctttgttgTTCCGCCAGTTCCAGTCATAATGATAGTTTGAGATGTTGTACTTGAGCTGGTTACACCCGACGTCAAACACGCTCAAATGCGATAGCTGAGATAGTTCCGCAGgcaaagaaagcagatGGTTTCCATTTAGCatcaaagttttcaagGACTTCCACTTAGGCACTACATCACCCGACAAAGTGGAAATCTTATTGCCCGAGAAGTAAAGATCCAGcaaattttccagtttCAAATTGAAAATATCTTGGAAATTATTGTAAGATAAATTCAATAGCTTTAGATTTTCGAAGTAATTGAAGAAGGGCCAGGTTTGGTCATCAAACTGGTTGTCAGCAGCAAGGAGGAACATTAGTGTCTTGGTTAACTTAGACTCACATGTGATTTTTTGATAAAAAGGAGTGCTGAGTATGGAGTTCCCTAACATATTAGAGGATATGTTCAAACTCGTCAATTCCAAATCTTGAATACCATCAACCAGGTCTCTCATATTGTTAGAATGCAAATCAAGCGTTTTCAAGCTTGTCAACTTAGGAAATCCTGACGGCAAACTCTCTAGTTTATTCCTAGCAACAGATAAATACACTAGTCTGTTCAGTAGGGATATTTCTTCCGGCAATTGGGTCAGGTTGTTCTGGCTCAGGTCCAGTTTTTCGAGTCTGGATAGCTTAACGAACAGCTCACCTGGAACGCTTGCAAGCTTTGCCTTGTTCAAAGACAAACTGGTCATACTCATTGGATAGAAATCTTTGTACGATATCGAAGTCATTGGATTTTCCTGAATCTCCAGCGCCCTCAGCTTCGGTAGTATATCATTGAAATTGGAAATTCTGTTATCTGTCAGAAATAGGTTCTGTAGGTTTGACGCACAAGTTTTAATCGAACCAATTCTGTTATGCTGCAAGTTCAAAGTCctcaaatttttcataCCAGATAAGTCGTTAATCTCTGTCAATTTGTTGTGAGACAGGTTCATCTTGGCCAGTTTAATTAATTGATTGACACTTCTCGGTAAAGAACTTATCTTATTGTATGACAAATTGATCTGAAGTAAATTGGTACACTGATTGAGAATTTCTGGGTAGTGCACAAATCTGTTAGACGAAAGATCCAACAGCTGTAAATTCTTTAAATGACCGAAACCCTTCGGTAATCGATCCAATTCATTACATTGCAAGTTAAGGATCGTTAGATTGGATAATTTGAGTATCGAATTGGGGATCTTTCTGATAAAGTTTCTTTGTAATTCAAGGGAAACCAATTTACTAGCTTCAGTAATGTTAGCTGGAAATCTTGACGCCCTGATGTTGACCATTCTCAAACTTGTTAGTTTTATAGTAGATTCTATGAATTCCAATGGTAGAAAGATATCGGCGTTATTGGATACGTCCAGAGATTCGATGTCGGCAGTGTGCTGATAAAAGATAATTGGTGGAGTGGTGAGATCCATCCCTCTCAAGTCCACATGAATGAAATCACTTCTCATCAGTCTTTGTTCTTGCTCCGGGGTTAAATGTGATGGAGCCACAGGATGAAAGAGGAACTTGAACACAAAACTTAAGTCTTCGATACCCATGATATGCAACGGATCCGTCTTTCTATAACCATTCAAAAGCAGTAATTTACGTTCTATAATGATTGGTTTAGCGAGAGGTCTTAAAATTTTGGAAAGCTTACCAACTTTCAATGATAACTGATAACTGCCCTGTGATGTAATGTTGAACTTCCTTTTCAATGCTGGAATAACTTCTCTAACCGTCGTATTCGGCGTGCACGATAATGTGGTGAAGGTGTCATCGGTGTTAAAAATACGAATGGCATAATGACGTTTGGGATCCAAATCACTGAAATCCTTATAGTAACGCTCCAGCTCATACTCCACTTTATCATGTTTCTCATCGGCCAAAGAGACATCTTTGCTCATAGCGTCTTCATCTCTCGCGCCATTGATGGCAATGATGCTCAATGCTAAACTTgattttgatcttgtctCTGATTCGCTACTTCGATTAGGCTCCTGAGCCATATAATCTTCCGTGTGTGAGGAGATATAGTCAGATGCCGAAGTCGATGACTCGGAGATGGACGACTCCAATTCATCGTTGTCGGTAGTGGAATATGCCTCATTGGAAAAGTCCTTATCTACGCTTGGCCCATCGCCCTCCAGCGAACTGCCAGCAAAATTCCGTTGCAACGTGCTGGGCGCGCTGGGCCCATTGCTCGAGATGTTTCCCGGTGCGGTTGAAGGTTCTACAGAAGAATTCCTCGAGGCAGACTGCTGTTGAATCTTCTTTCGTCTGTGGCTCGAAGCTGCTTCTCCGTGACCATACttctttgctcttgctctttCCAAGTCCGCGTCAACATCCCAGCTCTCGGGGGCGATCCATTGCGTCGCCTTCACTCTGGGCGAGTTTTCCTTGGTACTTGTCCTGGATGACGTCTTTGAGAGCGCTAGCTCTGCGGTGGAATGAGATCGCGATGCAAATTGTCCAGTGGCACTTTTCCTCACCGGGTTCTGTTCCGTCGGCGGCTCCTCGGGAGCCGCTGGCAGCGGCTCCAATAACTTTGTAATATCAGAAACGTTCTCCAAGTTCGTATCCAACTGGAAAAACCGCTTGCCGACCGGATTCCCCAAAGTGTTCCTATTCTCCGCGGCGCTCTCCTTCACAGTATCAGACGCAATGGAAGAACCCGTACTTGCTGTCGAGCTTCTACGGCTGCTTGGCGACGAAGTCGATGGAATCAATAGGTGGATAGTCCTATGTCGGGCCAGATTGGGCCTGTCTGCGTCTTTCCTCTTGTACTCATCCGAAGCCGTCACGGATTTCTTGATCGGAGCCATGCCCGCgttagccgccgagctgCCAGCACCACTGCCGCCTGCCGCAGAACCTTCGGTCTCGTGACCCAACCCATGAACCAAGTTACTCACCTTGCGGCGCAACGTCGAAGGTACGCTTTCAACAAAGTGCAGCGACTGTCCCGAGTCCCGCGACGACCTTCTATCCGAGCTGACCTGTGTAGATGCTATGGAGTCCGCATCATCCGGGACCAAATGCGAAGCGCTCTCCATATTCTGCAAACCCGAACCGGCGagtttcttgaacagcgcTCCTGCAAacgatctcttcctcgacgGCGGCGATGGCGGCGACTGCGCCTGTGCCACTTTTTCGTCCTGATTGCCGCCGATAGAGCTTCTTAGCGAATGACGCTTCGCGCGCACATGAGATCCGCCAGACTGACCGCCCGGCGAGGTAGAGCGAGACAACTCTTCTCCGGGACCCGAACCGTCGCGAGACTCCCGGGCCCCACTATTAACAGCACTCATCGAAAGACTACTCAAAGTTCTCCGCAACAAAATCGGTCCTCTTCGTATCCGGCCAGATTCCGCACTCTTATTACCGGCGCTGTGGTGATTATTATTatgctgttgctgctgaggATTAGTCACACCCCTGTCGTTAGGGGAAGAAGTCCGACTGTGGGGAGCATGAcagcttttctctttgctCCTTAACTGATATTGACTCTTGAAGGGGGCACCATCGGCAACCTGATCATTAACATTAGAGTCAGTCatttttgatctttttgaCAAAAAGAGAGTACGATTGTTTCGAATGGCCACCTCGCTCTGTCTatctctctttctttcacTTTCTACCTGATCGAATGAGTCGACTAGGGATCCCTGTAACAGCATTACTATGTTAATTACTACCGTTGCAAGAAAACCTTTTTCGGAACACGCTAGTATTATTTAACGTAACAACCGGTTCGGCAAAGAATGACGACTAAAAAGCCTGCGTACGGAGACCAACACATCCCACCACAGAGCAGTAGCAAGAGACTACCTGCCAACCCTAATACAAAGAAAAAGTTCTACTAGTCTTATTGAACCCTACTGCCGAAAATCGAGCGCGAAGCGCGCTGGTTTTTCTTGGTCCTGCCTTCTCCCTCTCCTCACCCCCTAGCAATATCTTGTTATTTGCACGACGGTTTATCTGCTTTCATTTGATGTCCAATCATCTGAGTTCCGTTAGAAACGATGTTAAAGGCACATTttttagccgccgagcttCTTTCCCCACGAGGGCGGGTAATAGTTCGTATGGGATGCTTTCGTATTTATCAGCATTCCAACAGCTTGAGTTGGGGCCGGCTGGTTTAAGTGGAGTACAGGTGCAGCGATCTCTCAACACACCCGACTCGAATGCTAGTAAGTGGACACAAGTAATGTCTGAGACCGAGAGGAATACTCAAAAGCAAACCGATAAACCTAAGCCTTGCTGCGTCTGCCTTCCTGAGAAGGATGAAAGAGACCAGTGCATCCTTTTCAATGGACAGGACTCTGATAAATGCAAAGTGTTTGTCGAGGCGTACAAGAAGTGCATGAAGAGTTACGGCTTCGATATTTGAATATTAGAGTGGCAGATTGTGTCACGTGGGTTATGGGTGTTGTTTTCATGTGAATAGTTCTGGCAGCTCGAAACGTCGCAGAGAtctatatatatatatatatatatatatatatatatatatgcAGCTGCAGTGATATACAGTAAAGCGAGATAGGGTGAGATGTCTGATTCTGAACTGCCCACTACGTTCGAGGGCGAGGTGGATCTCGGTGTTATCGGTGGGACCGGCTTGTATCATCTGCCATGTTTAGAGAAGATCGCTGTTTTGCCACGTATGGCGACGCCATGGGGGTATACCTCGTCGCCAATAACGATCTCGAAGTTTATTGGGGCCAATGGACACCTCCATGTGGCTTTCCTTGCCAGACATGGCCTAGACCACCAATTGCCACCTTCCAAAGTGCCCTTCAGGGCTAACATGGCCGCACTTAAACATTTGAAGTGTAAAGCTGTGCTGTCGTTCAGCGCCGTAGGCTCTTTGC
The sequence above is drawn from the Torulaspora globosa chromosome 5, complete sequence genome and encodes:
- the SYS1 gene encoding Sys1p (ancestral locus Anc_5.207); this translates as MFLLSFRRYMRIPHELKPSQIFKQDSLSPNKIALQIILLQIFYYVTASILFYCWAKLFGYDLQIKNWLFSWEYINYDTTLGLSLCILWLLDSLICVIFLTVIVGRSKLAWDFAVTIHAINLIIVLITTGKVPSFSWFLLQLLSSLILVFLSTWTTRWKELRDTFFEGLVDPAVGSAQVDAGLRSSANDGSKAIELKDLEAQK
- the COX17 gene encoding copper metallochaperone COX17 (ancestral locus Anc_5.205), with product MSNHLSSVRNDVKGTFFSRRASFPTRAGNSSYGMLSYLSAFQQLELGPAGLSGVQVQRSLNTPDSNASKWTQVMSETERNTQKQTDKPKPCCVCLPEKDERDQCILFNGQDSDKCKVFVEAYKKCMKSYGFDI
- the DRS1 gene encoding putative ATP-dependent RNA helicase (ancestral locus Anc_5.208); its protein translation is MSKIDFLSADFVPTISDSEDDIPNLDDPEDQIKPVTAGKAAGDVKDNGRSQKSKKNKSQRKMPNGGDEDKEGDKEDLNPDFHFNVAVDDEVTKFDGWEFLGDDKDGNSTKKDVDLDGIIRRKGGLINAAHIGGESEEEEEEEEEDDDDSEKSQSADEDDDDELALDGFGMGRKLEEDGSSAEEQEESVDSDEEEAEQGADASSSHQDFDREEGEEEEEEEDSPEEKAKFYAPESESAEATKQVHADFNSLSLSRPVLKGLSDLGYVKPSPIQSATIPIALLGKDIIAGAVTGSGKTAAFMIPIIERLLYKPAKIASTRVIVLTPTRELAIQISDVGRNLGKYVNGLTFGLAVGGLNLRQQEQSLKSRPDIVIATPGRFIDHIRNSASFNVDSVEILVLDEADRMLEEGFHDELSEIMSLLPSQRQTLLFSATMNSRIKQLVSLSLKRPVRVMIDPPKQAASKLLQEFVRIRKREHLKPSVLFHLIKKLDGTGQKRMVVFVARKEVAHRLRIILGLLGIAVAELHGSLSQEQRLQSVNQFKSLEVPILVCTDLASRGLDIPKIEVVINYDMPKNYEIYLHRVGRTARAGREGRSVSLVGESSQDRSVVRSAIKSVEENKEGQSSVVGRNIDWKQVEEINKLVSSMDSTIDEILEEEKGEKEILRAEMELRKGENLLKHKAEIESRPKRTWFQSEAEKKNAKMVGALAKNKKTINSKKRKRQEAIEDAPRAYKKTQKNRKDDQERAFKKQNKKTGGKNNKKAKK
- the CYR1 gene encoding adenylate cyclase (ancestral locus Anc_5.206), with the protein product MLLQGSLVDSFDQVESERKRDRQSEVAIRNNRTLFLSKRSKMTDSNVNDQVADGAPFKSQYQLRSKEKSCHAPHSRTSSPNDRGVTNPQQQQHNNNHHSAGNKSAESGRIRRGPILLRRTLSSLSMSAVNSGARESRDGSGPGEELSRSTSPGGQSGGSHVRAKRHSLRSSIGGNQDEKVAQAQSPPSPPSRKRSFAGALFKKLAGSGLQNMESASHLVPDDADSIASTQVSSDRRSSRDSGQSLHFVESVPSTLRRKVSNLVHGLGHETEGSAAGGSGAGSSAANAGMAPIKKSVTASDEYKRKDADRPNLARHRTIHLLIPSTSSPSSRRSSTASTGSSIASDTVKESAAENRNTLGNPVGKRFFQLDTNLENVSDITKLLEPLPAAPEEPPTEQNPVRKSATGQFASRSHSTAELALSKTSSRTSTKENSPRVKATQWIAPESWDVDADLERARAKKYGHGEAASSHRRKKIQQQSASRNSSVEPSTAPGNISSNGPSAPSTLQRNFAGSSLEGDGPSVDKDFSNEAYSTTDNDELESSISESSTSASDYISSHTEDYMAQEPNRSSESETRSKSSLALSIIAINGARDEDAMSKDVSLADEKHDKVEYELERYYKDFSDLDPKRHYAIRIFNTDDTFTTLSCTPNTTVREVIPALKRKFNITSQGSYQLSLKVGKLSKILRPLAKPIIIERKLLLLNGYRKTDPLHIMGIEDLSFVFKFLFHPVAPSHLTPEQEQRLMRSDFIHVDLRGMDLTTPPIIFYQHTADIESLDVSNNADIFLPLEFIESTIKLTSLRMVNIRASRFPANITEASKLVSLELQRNFIRKIPNSILKLSNLTILNLQCNELDRLPKGFGHLKNLQLLDLSSNRFVHYPEILNQCTNLLQINLSYNKISSLPRSVNQLIKLAKMNLSHNKLTEINDLSGMKNLRTLNLQHNRIGSIKTCASNLQNLFLTDNRISNFNDILPKLRALEIQENPMTSISYKDFYPMSMTSLSLNKAKLASVPGELFVKLSRLEKLDLSQNNLTQLPEEISLLNRLVYLSVARNKLESLPSGFPKLTSLKTLDLHSNNMRDLVDGIQDLELTSLNISSNMLGNSILSTPFYQKITCESKLTKTLMFLLAADNQFDDQTWPFFNYFENLKLLNLSYNNFQDIFNLKLENLLDLYFSGNKISTLSGDVVPKWKSLKTLMLNGNHLLSLPAELSQLSHLSVFDVGCNQLKYNISNYHYDWNWRNNKELKYLNLSGNKRFEIKSFVDREINADLSDLTVLPNLKVLGLMDVTLNTSKVPDESFNFRMRTTGSMLNGMRYGVADTLGQRDFVSSRDVTFERFNGKDDESLICLHDGKNQDATYGHNISKLVRDVYDKILIRQLEKYGDSDEGVKKALRFSFLQLNKEINVMLGSVDSGANVANLTSADLLSGACSTAVYIKGNKVFTANIGDCMAILSKNNGDYQKLTKLHVPCKRTEYERIRISGGYVNDDKLDGVVGVSRAVGFFDLLPHIHASPDISLVTLNKADEMLIICTNKLWDYMDYEMACDIARENSADPMLAAAAMKDHAIAYGCSDNLTILCLALDKSADQQNHFSLNKNSFIRRSTFEDTTLRRLQPEIVPPTGNLAIVFTDIKNSTFLWELFPNAMRTAIKTHNDIMRRLLRIYGGYEVKTEGDAFMVAFPTPISSLVWCLSVQLKLLDAQWPEEITSIQDGCLITDKNGNKIYQGLSVRMGVHWGCPVPELDLVTQRMDYLGPMVNKAARVEGVADGGQITLSSDFCMELNKIIKLHERVVKHKEPLKDVYGDKFVGVVFEKEIAMLDSIGFVLYEHGEQKLKGLETKELITICYPRSVASRHKFISEDEQTKLLNEKAMVRLRAVSRKLESIVSAVCGGLTEVGQRAGSERISVIDENAQNLIKLGAGASDADVLAFFEHLLTRIESYIAILKLKQTVSHSLDCYKFYDNKSEPMTVFELLDGILGKLQS